A stretch of Vigna angularis cultivar LongXiaoDou No.4 chromosome 4, ASM1680809v1, whole genome shotgun sequence DNA encodes these proteins:
- the LOC108330371 gene encoding uncharacterized protein LOC108330371 yields the protein MKTTIGLSPFQIVYGKACHLLVEMEHRALWALKFLNFDPCDTTEKRRRKIIELEEMRLHAYDSSKNYKEKVKFYHDKKLVKRVFNPGQRVLLFNSRLNLFPGKLKSKWYGPFMIKNVLPHVLLKKF from the coding sequence ATGAAGACAACTATTGGATTATCTCCTTTCCAAATTGTCTATGGAAAGGCATGTCACCTTCTAGTGGAGATGGAACATCGAGCTTTATGggctttaaaattcttgaattttgatccttgtGACACTACAGAAAAGAGGAGAAGGAAAATTATTGAGCTTGAAGAGATGCGACTGCATGCCTATGATTCTTCcaagaattacaaagaaaaggtgaaattttatcatgacaagaAGCTGGTAAAAAGGGTCTTTAATCCAGGACAACGGGTGTTGTTGTTCAATTCACGACTAAATCTTTTCCCTGGAAAGTTGAAGTCCAAGTGGTATGGTCCATTTATGATCAAGAATGTCCTTCCACATGTCcttttgaaaaaattttaa
- the LOC108330370 gene encoding uncharacterized protein LOC108330370, with translation MEIFKKLEINIPFSEALQQMPSYAKFLKELLTKKRKYIEEETIEVQGNCSAIIQKLLPPKLKDPGSFTIPCTIGNISVGKAIIDLGASINLMPLSMFEKVEGLELKPTRMTLQLAHRSLKYPYGVAKDVIMKVDKFMFPVDFVIMEMEEDVNVPLILGRHFMRLQEF, from the coding sequence ATGGAGATTTTCAAGAAATTAGAGATTAACATACCTTTCTCCGAAGCCTTGCAACAAATGCCTTCATATGCTAAATTTCTAAAGGAGCTCCTCACCAAGAAAAGGAAGTACATTGAAGAGGAAACCATTGAAGTTCAAGGAAACTGTAGTGCTATCATACAAAAGCTTCTACCTCCCAAGttgaaagatccaggaagtttcaccattccttgcactatagggaatATCTCTGTTGGAAAGGCAATAATTGATTTAGGAGCCAGTATTAATCTCATGCCGCTCTCCATGTTTGAAAAGGTTGAAGGTTTGGAACTCAAGCCTACTCGGATGACTCTTCAACTAGCACATAGATCTCTGAAATATCCTTATGGGGTAGCTAAAGATGTGATTATGAAGGTAGACAAATTTATGTTTCCTGTGGACTTTGTTatcatggagatggaggaggatGTAAATGtgcctcttattcttgggagacaTTTTATGAGACTGCAAGAGTTTTGA